The following coding sequences are from one Lycium ferocissimum isolate CSIRO_LF1 chromosome 3, AGI_CSIRO_Lferr_CH_V1, whole genome shotgun sequence window:
- the LOC132051046 gene encoding acetyl-CoA-benzylalcohol acetyltransferase-like, whose amino-acid sequence MEVQVLARKLIKPSKPTPLHLQNLKLSLFDQLAPPLYVSIVFYYSSNAEENAASKRNEKFILLEESLSKTLNHYYPMVGRFSNNDLSINCNDQGVEFIEAQVEKDLGEFLHHGPEIELLNKFMAWDVPPSTLLATSPMLAIQVTMFSCGGLVMGIQCSHLVADAFTLEKFINEWACISKSGVVEMSCSSSFGDLASLFPTRVSSKQLPPRSKLSKIITRRFVFDAQAIETLRKRIFLKDATIEPTRVVTVISLLWKALTGAYIAKNGYLKNFSLCPTINLRERTVLPITQQSLGNFWMSGIALFQADKNGTELHDYVKLMTNAIRDTTVNVGKASIDEISDLFIKNHKEIVGKLVSSEKNACPFTSWCKFSWYEADFGWGKPIWLSGISRAFEVISLIDTKNGDGIEAWVSLKEEIMVEFEQDPDILSLASKMKSPTCY is encoded by the coding sequence ATGGAGGTTCAAGTTCTTGcaagaaaattaataaaaccaTCCAAACCAACCCCACTTCATCTTCAGAACCTCAAGTTATCGCTGTTCGATCAGCTCGCTCCTCCATTATATGTCTCCATTGTTTTCTACTACTCGTCCAACGCAGAGGAAAATGCAGCCTccaaaagaaatgaaaagttCATTCTCTTGGAAGAATCATTGTCCAAGACCTTAAATCACTACTACCCGATGGTAGGGAGGTTCTCGAACAATGACCTCTCGATCAATTGTAATGATCAAGGAGTCGAGTTCATAGAAGCTCAAGTCGAGAAAGATCTTGGTGAATTTCTGCATCATGGACCCGAGATTGAGCTTTTGAATAAATTCATGGCATGGGATGTTCCACCATCAACATTGTTGGCGACAAGTCCAATGTTGGCGATCCAAGTGACTATGTTTTCGTGTGGTGGCCTAGTAATGGGAATACAATGTTCACACCTGGTGGCAGATGCTTTTACATTGGAAAAATTCATCAATGAATGGGCTTGCATTAGCAAATCAGGGGTGGTGGAAATGTCTTGCTCGAGTAGTTTTGGTGATTTGGCTTCACTTTTTCCGACTAGAGTATCATCCAAACAGCTTCCCCCACGGAGCAAATTATCGAAGATTATCACGAGAAGGTTCGTGTTTGATGCTCAGGCTATAGAGACACTCAGAAAGAGAATATTTTTAAAGGATGCTACCATTGAACCAACGCGAGTGGTGACAGTCATATCTCTTTTATGGAAGGCACTAACTGGTGCTTATATAGCCAAGAATGGCTATTTGAAGAACTTCTCCTTGTGCCCAACAATAAACTTAAGGGAGAGAACTGTTTTACCAATAACACAACAAAGTTTAGGCAACTTTTGGATGAGTGGGATTGCACTTTTTCAGGCGGACAAGAATGGAACAGAGTTGCATGACTATGTGAAGCTCATGACAAATGCAATAAGGGATACAACCGTGAACGTTGGAAAGGCAAGCATCGATGAAATCTCCGATTTGTTCATCAAAAATCACAAAGAGATAGTTGGCAAGCTTGTCAGCAGTGAGAAAAATGCTTGCCCCTTTACAAGTTGGTGCAAATTTTCTTGGTATGAGGCTGATTTTGGTTGGGGAAAACCAATTTGGTTGAGTGGTATAAGTAGAGCTTTTGAAGTAATTAGTCTGATTGACACCAAAAATGGTGATGGAATAGAAGCTTGGGTGAGTTTGAAGGAAGAAATCATGGTTGAGTTTGAACAAGATCCTGACATTCTGTCTTTGGCCTCCAAAATGAAATCTCCTACATGTTACTAA
- the LOC132048788 gene encoding ammonium transporter 3 member 2-like, whose protein sequence is MYEWCMQAWAAIVMGMISGSIPLFSTMILHRKSTFLPKAVFHTHAVAGLLGGLLTGLLEEPTLCSIVLPGSNRRRTFYGGGGGILFLKQIVAALFIIDGNIVATMLILLAIRLFIPLRMADEQIMIGDAAVHGHEAYDLWGDGETCDPA, encoded by the exons ATGTATGAGTGGTGCATGCAAGCTTGGGCAGCCATAGTAATGGGAATGATTTCAGGGAGCATTCCATTGTTCTCGACGATGATCCTCCACAGAAAGTCCACTTTTCTACCGAAG GCTGTGTTCCACACACATGCTGTGGCCGGACTTCTAGGTGGTTTATTAACTGGTCTTCTGGAAGAACCAACTCTTTGTAGCATTGTTCTTCCAGGCAGCAACAGAAGGCGTACATTTTATGGTGGAGGTGGTGGAATTCTTTTCCTTAAGCAAATAGTTGCAGCTTTGTTCATCATCGATGGGAACATAGTTGCAACAATGCTAATCCTCCTTGCAATAAGATTGTTCATCCCATTAAGAATGGCGGATGAGCAGATAATGATTGGAGATGCCGCGGTTCATGGACACGAAGCCTATGATCTTTGGGGAGATGGAGAGACATGTGATCCCGCATGA